The following proteins are encoded in a genomic region of Moorena sp. SIOASIH:
- a CDS encoding polysaccharide biosynthesis tyrosine autokinase — protein sequence MDTSLSSLPLALKRRLLPALVTLTSVIGGAIAYLVVTPPVYQVKARLMLDNKKVSVSELGDNLSQVPANIPGGADPIATQAELVGSERVLQGALYQIALLSSSPEGLTIDKLRQDLKVKIVPATNILELSYQGQNPELATTVLNAVANAMVTESAEGIRSEAKAVREFLEKEVPLRRLEVAAAEAALNKFKQTTGLVSPEEQTQLLVRSLATLEDQERAVSIQLQDAKTRSQELQTITSLNNTQNAYIAGRIGQDQELQALRAQLVDLDRELAKMRSRLTDQNPAVISLVQERYELLTLYNQKLSRLLPTNQPTNQFTNQIIPPGDVASDQLSQDFTSRFILSETERSVLEQKLYLVQTERIKLQNRLGQIPVLRQPFANLVRRQEEAIASLKLLQNKLEEARIAEAQLVSNIQIIERAKLPSSPKQPNPKLVLVIATAAGIALAVGMVLLLEVMDNTLHDASEAEALLKLPRLGVLPKIPAQALSLEQPKRFLADIRLMEPYRLLLTTMELRAQKRLQLIVVSSAVSGEGKSVVASHLAAVSVTFSRRTLIIDADWRHPMQQDLFGLPPQPKVTDLMGSNQTWRSAVQPTAIANLEILTCSDLPSGSASFLESQVMKSILAAAADYYDLVIVDTPPVSSFADAHSLSRYSDGLVMVTRPNFTKKDILLQTVSELKDSSTPILGFVVNGISDRTRQYYSYSLDSYQPQSQSRQTHGNEASNNCAVVSREVDHADS from the coding sequence ATGGACACAAGCCTTTCATCACTACCATTAGCCTTAAAGCGGCGGCTTTTGCCAGCCCTTGTTACCTTGACATCCGTAATTGGTGGAGCGATTGCCTATTTGGTTGTTACCCCACCAGTGTACCAAGTGAAAGCACGGCTGATGCTGGACAATAAAAAGGTGAGTGTATCTGAGTTGGGTGACAACCTCAGCCAAGTCCCTGCTAATATACCCGGTGGAGCTGACCCAATCGCAACTCAAGCCGAACTAGTGGGGTCAGAACGAGTTCTTCAGGGAGCACTTTACCAGATTGCTCTACTAAGCAGTTCACCAGAAGGACTGACCATAGACAAACTCCGTCAGGATTTAAAGGTAAAAATTGTGCCTGCCACCAATATTCTTGAGCTGAGCTATCAGGGTCAAAATCCAGAATTGGCAACCACGGTGCTCAATGCTGTCGCCAACGCAATGGTTACTGAAAGTGCTGAAGGGATTCGTTCAGAAGCTAAAGCTGTGCGGGAATTTTTGGAGAAAGAAGTACCATTACGGCGTTTGGAGGTAGCAGCAGCAGAAGCAGCGTTAAACAAATTTAAACAGACCACTGGTTTAGTTTCTCCCGAGGAACAAACACAACTCTTAGTCAGGAGTTTAGCTACTTTAGAAGACCAAGAACGTGCTGTGTCTATTCAACTCCAAGACGCTAAAACCCGTAGCCAAGAACTCCAGACAATAACCAGTCTGAATAATACTCAGAATGCTTACATCGCTGGACGCATTGGTCAAGATCAAGAACTCCAAGCCTTACGAGCTCAGCTAGTAGATTTGGATCGGGAGTTAGCCAAAATGCGATCGCGTCTAACTGATCAGAATCCAGCGGTGATATCACTGGTTCAGGAGCGGTATGAACTCCTTACCCTCTACAATCAAAAACTGTCTCGTCTGTTGCCCACTAATCAGCCCACTAATCAGTTCACTAATCAAATTATTCCCCCTGGTGATGTGGCCTCTGATCAGTTGAGCCAGGACTTTACCTCTAGGTTTATTTTATCTGAAACAGAACGGTCGGTACTGGAACAAAAGCTCTACCTGGTGCAGACTGAGCGCATTAAACTCCAGAATCGTCTTGGTCAAATACCAGTTCTACGGCAACCCTTTGCTAACTTAGTTCGCCGACAAGAAGAAGCTATTGCCTCTCTTAAACTCCTCCAAAACAAACTGGAAGAAGCACGGATTGCCGAAGCCCAACTAGTTAGCAATATTCAAATTATTGAGCGGGCAAAACTTCCTTCATCACCCAAGCAACCCAATCCAAAACTGGTGCTGGTGATTGCTACTGCTGCTGGAATTGCCCTAGCTGTCGGTATGGTGCTGCTGCTGGAGGTGATGGATAATACCTTACACGATGCCTCGGAAGCGGAGGCACTGCTGAAGCTGCCTAGGCTGGGGGTATTACCGAAGATACCTGCTCAGGCACTAAGTCTTGAACAACCGAAGCGATTCTTAGCAGATATTAGGTTAATGGAGCCTTACCGCCTGCTCCTGACAACCATGGAGTTGCGTGCTCAGAAGAGGTTACAGCTGATTGTGGTCAGCAGTGCTGTTTCCGGAGAGGGTAAGTCAGTGGTAGCTTCCCACTTGGCTGCGGTTTCAGTAACATTTTCCCGGCGGACATTGATTATTGATGCCGACTGGCGTCACCCAATGCAGCAGGATTTGTTTGGCTTACCCCCTCAGCCAAAGGTTACAGATTTAATGGGCAGCAATCAAACCTGGCGGTCGGCGGTGCAACCCACAGCGATCGCAAACCTTGAGATTTTGACCTGTAGTGACCTGCCCTCTGGTTCGGCTAGCTTCCTAGAGTCACAGGTGATGAAGTCTATTTTGGCAGCAGCCGCAGATTATTATGACCTAGTGATTGTAGACACGCCACCAGTTAGTAGTTTTGCTGATGCCCATAGCTTGAGTCGGTATAGTGATGGGTTGGTGATGGTGACACGTCCCAACTTTACTAAGAAAGATATCCTACTACAGACAGTATCAGAATTGAAAGATAGTAGCACTCCTATACTGGGGTTTGTTGTCAATGGCATAAGCGATCGGACTCGACAGTACTATTCCTATTCCTTGGATAGTTACCAGCCTCAATCCCAATCCAGGCAGACCCATGGCAACGAAGCCAGCAACAATTGTGCTGTGGTATCCAGGGAGGTTGATCATGCAGATTCATAA